In Microbacterium galbinum, a single window of DNA contains:
- a CDS encoding MarR family winged helix-turn-helix transcriptional regulator — protein MERRIADIEYEQMVQSRYAIAQHQPRGGDDLDRSAYLLLSRIHAEGPKTIGELSEIFRLDTSTVQRQTSSAMRAGLIDRAPDPDGGIARVFTLTPDGLAKLIAVRDRSVRALGVILADWSDAEVSTFADMLHRFNTDIEQYTSSRRAPREL, from the coding sequence ATGGAACGACGAATCGCAGACATTGAGTACGAGCAGATGGTGCAGAGCCGCTATGCCATCGCCCAGCACCAGCCACGCGGCGGCGATGACCTCGACCGAAGCGCCTATTTGCTCCTGAGTCGCATCCATGCTGAGGGCCCGAAGACGATCGGAGAACTCAGCGAGATCTTTCGCCTCGACACCTCGACAGTGCAACGACAGACGAGTTCGGCGATGCGCGCAGGTCTGATCGATCGAGCACCAGACCCCGACGGAGGAATTGCCCGCGTTTTCACGCTCACACCCGACGGCCTTGCCAAACTCATCGCTGTCCGCGATCGTTCTGTGCGCGCGCTCGGCGTGATTTTGGCGGACTGGTCGGACGCGGAGGTCTCAACCTTCGCGGACATGCTCCATCGCTTCAATACGGACATCGAGCAATACACGTCCTCCCGACGCGCTCCGCGCGAGCTTTAG